The Humulus lupulus chromosome 4, drHumLupu1.1, whole genome shotgun sequence genome has a window encoding:
- the LOC133830661 gene encoding diacylglycerol kinase 1, with translation MDDDGEFDIFFPSWNNRNPTDRLFIISCIIAALVGILTIAYTAFQWRRNINLSWMRAITRSKINPKVKNKVALAPHTWTIESVSRGKNFNCCVCLNLMNPTQTLGQTGSSDSSIQVCSICGAAVHSHCSSQAHKDCKCVSMIGFEHVMHQWAVRWTDFMDQSDETSFCCYCEEQCSGSFLDGSPIWCCLWCQRLVHVDCHNSLSNETGDICDLGPYKRLILSPLNVKEINRQSGGFLSSITQGANELASSVRASIRSQSKKYKNENGTSVDSGNSGSTVDMSTESTGETHQIVNGSHGIDENTNGINRVDVQHKDDDVNKKLDSKPSFGRTSSIGRKDDQVLRQKQIYELTELPPDARPLLVFINKKSGAQRGDSLRLRLNILLNPVQIFELSSKQGPEVGFYLFRKVPHFRVLVCGGDGTVGWVLNFIEKQNFVSPPPVAILPAGTGNDLARVLSWGGGLGSIERQGGLSMVLHDIEHAAVTILDRWKVAISNQQGKQLQPPKFMNNYLGIGCDAKVALDIHNLREENPEKFYNQFMNKVLYAREGAKGIMDRTFEDFPWQVRVEVDGVEIEVPEDAEGVLVANIGSYMGGVDLWQNEDENYDNFDPQSMHDKILEVVSISGTWHLGKLQVGLSRARRLAQGQSIKIQLFAAFPVQIDGEPWFQQSCTLAISHHGQAFMLKRAAEEPLGHAAAIITDVLENAETNSVINASQKRALLQEMALRLS, from the exons ATGGATGATGATGGGGAATTTGATATATTCTTTCCAAGTTGGAACAACAGGAATCCGACTGATcgtctttttattatatcttgcATTATTGCTGCCCTGGTTGGGATTTTAACTATAGCTTATACGGCTTTCCAATGGAGGAGAAACATCAACCTGAGTTGGATGAGAGCCATAACCCGGTCAAAGATAAACCCGAAGGTGAAGAACAAAGTTGCCCTGGCTCCTCATACCTGGACTATAGAATCTGTATCTCGTGGAAAGAATTTTAACTGCTGTGTCTGTCTAAATTTGATGAACCCTACTCAGACTCTTGGTCAGACGGGGTCATCAGATAGCTCTATTCAAGTCTGTAGTATTTGTGGCGCAGCAGTTCATTCACATTGCTCTTCCCAAGCACACAAGGATTGCAAGTGTGTATCCATGATTGGTTTTGAACATGTAATGCATCAGTGGGCTGTCCGATGGACTGACTTCATGGATCAATCTGATGAGACTTCTTTCTGTTGCTATTGTGAGGAACAATGTAGTGGTTCTTTTCTCGATGGATCCCCTATATGGTGCTGCTTGTGGTGTCAACGACTAGTACATGTTGATTGCCACAATAGTTTATCTAATGAAACGGGTGATATTTGTGATTTGGGTCCATATAAAAGACTGATCTTATCACCGCTTAATGTTAAAGAAATTAACAGGCAATCTGGTGGATTTTTGAGCTCAATTACCCAAGGAGCAAATGAGCTAGCATCTTCAGTCCGTGCTAGTATAAGGAGTCAGAGCAAGAAGTACAAGAATGAAAATGGAACCTCTGTGGACTCTGGAAATAGTGGTAGTACAGTTGATATGTCCACAGAAAGCACTGGTGAGACTCACCAAATTGTTAATGGTTCTCATGGAATAGATGAAAATACTAATGGCATAAATAGAGTAGATGTTCAGCACAAAGATGATGATGTAAATAAAAAACTCGATTCCAAGCCTAGTTTTGGTAGAACCTCATCAATTGGTAGAAAGGATGATCAGGTATTGAGGCAGAAACAAATATATGAACTAACTGAGTTACCACCAGATGCAAGGCCTTTGTTAGTTTTTATAAACAAGAAGAGTGGGGCTCAACGTGGGGATTCATTGAGGTTACGATTGAATATTCTCCTAAATCCAGTTCAG ATATTTGAGTTAAGTTCAAAGCAAGGACCAGAAGTTGGTTTTTATCTATTCAGAAAGGTGCCTCATTTCAGAGTGCTCGTTTGTGGGGGAGATGGTACTGTTGGTTGGGTTCTGAATTTCATAGAAAAACAAAATTTTGTATCCCCTCCTCCTGTTGCAATCCTTCCGGCAGGAACTGGAAATGATCTAGCGAGGGTTCTGTCTTGGGGAGGTGGTTTGGGCTCTATTGAGAGACAAGGAGGCCTCAGTATGGTGTTGCATGACATAGAGCATGCTGCAGTAACCATCCTTGACAGGTGGAAAGTAGCAATTTCAAATCAACAGGGCAAACAACTTCAACCTCCAAAATTCATGAATAATTATCTTG GAATTGGATGCGATGCCAAAGTTGCTCTTGACATTCATAACCTACGAGAGGAGAATCCAGAAAAGTTCTATAACCAG TTTATGAATAAAGTTCTTTATGCAAGAGAAGGTGCTAAGGGTATTATGGATAGAACATTTGAAGATTTCCCTTGGCAAGTACGAGTTGAAGTAGATGGTGTCGAGATAGAGGTGCCTGAG GATGCAGAAGGAGTGCTCGTTGCAAACATTGGAAGCTATATGGGTGGTGTAGACTTGTGGCAAAATGAGGATGAAAATTATGATAATTTTGATCCTCAGTCTATGCATGATAAAATACTTGAGGTTGTTAGCATCTCTGGAACTTGGCACCTTGGAAAGCTTCAG GTGGGACTTTCTCGTGCTCGAAGGCTTGCACAGGGTCAGTCAATCAAGATACAGCTGTTTGCTGCATTTCCTGTTCAAATTGATGGGGAACCCTGGTTTCAGCAATCGTGTACATTGGCCATATCTCATCATGGCCAG